A window from Triticum aestivum cultivar Chinese Spring chromosome 6D, IWGSC CS RefSeq v2.1, whole genome shotgun sequence encodes these proteins:
- the LOC123145138 gene encoding AP-2 complex subunit mu, whose protein sequence is MPVAASAIYFLNLRGDVLINRLYRDDVGGNMVDAFRMHIMQTKELGTCPVRQIGGCSFLYMRISNVYIVIVVSSNANVSCAFKFVVEAVALFKSYFGGTFDEDAIRNNFVLIYELLDEIMDFGYPQNLSPEILKLYITQEGVRSPFSSKPSDKPVPNATLQVTGAVGWRREGLVYKKNEVFLDIVESVNLLMSSKGSVLRCDVTGKILMKCFLSGMPDLKLGLNDKIGLEKEAQLKSRPSKSGKTIELDDVTFHQCVNLTRFNSEKTVSFVPPDGEFELMKYRITEGVNLPFRVLPTIKELGRTRMEINVKVKSVFGAKMFALGVVVKVPVPKQTAKTSFQTTSGKAKYNASIDSLVWKIRKFPGQTEATMSAEVELISTMGEKKLANRPPIQMEFQVPMFTASGLRVRFLKVWEKSGYNTVEWVRYITRAGSYEIRC, encoded by the exons ATGCCGGTGGCGGCGTCGGCCATCTACTTCCTCAACCTCCGCGGCGACGTCCTCATCAACCGCCTATACCGCGACGATGTCGG GGGAAATATGGTTGATGCATTCAGGATGCACATTATGCAAACAAAAGAGCTTGGTACATGCCCTGTTCGACAAATAGGAGGCTGTTCCTTCCTTTACATGAGGATCAGTAATGTTTACATTGTGATCGTGGTTAGCAGCAATGCTAATGTTTCTTGTGCTTTCAAGTTTGTTGTGGAG GCAGTGGCCCTCTTCAAGTCCTACTTTGGTGGAACTTTTGATGAAGATGCTATCAGGAATAACTTTGTGTTAATATATGAACTTCTTGATG AGATTATggacttcggttatcctcagaatcTCTCCCCTGAAATTTTGAAGTTATATATAACCCAGGAAGGCGTGCGGTCGCCATTTTCTTCCAAG CCTTCGGATAAGCCTGTTCCAAATGCGACCCTGCAAGTTACCGGCGCTGTTGGTTGGAGAAGAGAGGGTCTGGTGTACAAGAAGAATGAG GTTTTCTTGGACATTGTTGAGAGCGTAAACCTTCTTATGTCTTCTAAAG GGAGTGTTCTACGATGTGACGTGACAGGGAAGATTCTTATGAAGTGCTTCCTTTCTGGAATGCCTGATCTGAAGTTGGGACTAAATGACAAAATTGGACTTGAAAAGGAAGCCCAACTGAAGTCCAGGCCTTCAAAGAG TGGGAAGACCATAGAACTCGATGATGTCACGTTCCACCAGTGCGTCAACCTAACAAGATTTAACTCAGAAAAAACAGTCAGCTTTGTGCCACCAGATGGTGAATTCGAATTGATGAA atatcgaatCACGGAGGGTGTAAATCTTCCATTCCGGGTTCTGCCCACAATTAAGGAGTTGGGCCGAACACGCATGGAGATTAATGTGAAA GTTAAGAGTGTTTTTGGTGCTAAGATGTTTGCACTTGGTGTTGTGGTTAAAGTTCCAGTTCCAAAGCAGACAGCGAAGACGAGTTTCCAAACAACATCTGGCAAAGCCAAATATAATGCTTCGATTGATTCCCTGGTGTGGAA GATCAGGAAATTTCCTGGACAGACCGAGGCAACGATGAGTGCAGAAGTTGAACTGATCTCTACAATGGGTGAAAAGAAGTTAGCGAACAGGCCACCGATTCAGATGGAATTCCAG GTTCCGATGTTCACTGCTTCTGGTTTACGTGTTCGGTTCCTCAAG GTGTGGGAGAAGAGCGGCTACAACACCGTTGAGTGGGTTCGCTACATCACAAGGGCTGGATCATATGAAATCAGGTGTTAG